In the genome of Nitrospira sp., the window GAGGGCGCATTCTCCAGATCAATCCGGCACTCGAGCGCATGTTCGATGTCCGCCGCACTGAAATTCGCGGGCAGATCAGCACGGAGGTGTTGGCCCATCCGGAACTCAACAGCCTGATCACGACCATCCTCACGAATCGGGCCGGCCAGGAAGCGGAGATTACCCTCACGCCAGGGGGGCGCTGTCTCCATATCGAAACCTCGGTGGCGGGATGCGAACGGGAAAACGAAGCTTGCGCCGTGCTGGTCTTTCACGACATCACCGAACTGCGCCGCCTGGAAAAAATTCGCAAAGACTTCGTGGCCAATGTGTCGCATGAATTGCGCACCCCTCTGACGTCGATTAAAGGCTATGTGGAGGCGCTATTGGATGGAGGGAAAGACGATCCGGACACCGCCGTCAGCTTTCTCACGATCATCCTGAAACAGAGCGACCGGCTCAACCTGATCTTGGAAGACCTGCTGGAGTTGTCCAAAATCGAGTCGGGAAGAGTGTCATTTAAAGAAGACCCTCTCGATCTCCGTAGTTTGATCGAACGGACCCTCTCGATGATCAAACCCCTGGCCGACAAAAAAGGGCACCGGCTCGTCTCCCGCATCGACGACCGGATTCCGCCCATCGCCGGGGACGAAGGTCGCCTCGCGCAAGTCCTAACCAACCTCCTCGACAACGCCGTGAAATACACCCCCGAGCGGGGGACGATTACCGTGACAGCCAGAAATGTGCCCGACCAGGCAATAGAACTTACCGTGAGCGATACAGGCCTCGGGATACCTGAGCAGGATCGCCCGCGCGTCTTCGAGCGCTTCTACCGGGTCGATAAAGCCCGCTCACGCGAACTGGGAGGAACCGGACTCGGCCTCGCCATCGTGAAGCATATTGTGGAAGGACATGGGGGACAGGTGTGGGTAGAGGCTCACGCCCCGCAGGGAAGCCGCTTCGTGGTCCGTCTGCCGATCACTCGCCAGACGAGAGGGCCTCTTCACGCAAAAGAGGACAAAATCATATAGACGAGGGCGCCCAGGGCTCCCGCCCCCGGCATGGTAAAAATCCAGGCGGAGAGAATCTTCGTCGTCACACCCCACCGCACCGCGGAGAGACGTTTGGTCGCTCCGACCCCAAGGATCGACGAGGTGATCGTGTGCGTCGTACTCACGGGCAGACCAAAGTGCGCCGTGAACAAGAGAACACTGGCCGCGCCGGTCTCGGCGGCGAATCCATGCACCGGATCCAGCTTGACGATCCGCATACCGAGCGTACGCATGATCCGCCGGCCCCCGACCATCGTGCCCGCGCCCATCGCCAGCGCACAGGACACCACGACCCATGTCGGCACCTCCGACGAGGTCAGCTGGCCGGATGACACCAGCGCCAGCGTGATAATCCCCATCGCCTTTTGCGCGTCATTGGACCCATGGCTGAAGGCCATAAAACTCGCCGACAGTAACTGCAACCGGCTGAAGACTTTCTGCGCCACGCCCCGCGGCACCTTGAAGAACGACCAGCTGACCGCCACCATAATCAGCAATCCCATCAAGAACCCGAACAACGGAGAGAAAATCATCGCCTCAAGAATCGCCCGCAACCCTTTGAACTGCACCACCGACCAGCCCCCGTGCGCCACGGCCGATCCGACTAAGGCGCCGATCAAGGCATGCGATGAACTCGTCGGCAAGCCCAGAATCAGCGTGACGAGATTCCACAGAATCGCGCCGGCCAGCGCGGCCCCCACCACCACACTGGTGATGGCCTCGGGGAAGACGATTCCGCCGCCGATCATCTTCGCCACGGCGGTGGAGAAAAACGCGCCGGCCACATTCAGCACACCGGCCCACATGACGGCCGCCAAGGGGCTCATCACCCTGGTCGACACCACGGTCGCCACCGCGTTCGCGCAATCGTGCCAGCCGTTCGAAAAATCGAACAGCAGCGCCAGCACAACGGTCAGCAATAAAAACCCCGTCAAATCAGGCATGATTGTCCAATACTAAGGCGGGCCCCCGTCAGTTATGCTTCAAGACGATCCGCTCGAGAATGTTGGCGACGTCTTCACATCGATCGGTTCCCGCCTCGAACGTCTCGTAAATCTCTTTCCACTTAATGACGGAAATCGGATCGGTCTCTTTCTCAAACAGGCCGGAGATGGCATCGCGCGACACACGGTCGGCTTCATTCTCCAGGCTGTTCACTTTCACACTGCATTCGTTGATCTGCGCATGCGACATCCCTACACGATCGACCGCCTGGCCGACCGCGACCGAGGCTTGATAGAGAATATCGGCCAGGCGAATCGCCGACTCGGTCGGCTTGGTAATTTTATAGATGACAAACCGGTCCGCCACGGCTTCCACGGCATCGAGAATATCGTCCAGCGCGCTGGACAGGTCGTGAATGTCTTCACGATCGATGGGCGTAATGAAGGTCTGATTGAGCTTGGTCGCGATGTCGTGCGTGATGCCGTCGCCGATATGCTCGACATCTTTAATGTGCTTCGCCTGCGCCGCAGGATCGCCAAACTGATCCATCATGTTTTTCAGCAGGCGGCTCCCCTCGATCATATTGTGGGCGGCCTTCTTAAACATGTCGAAAAAGGCGTCTTCTTTGGGTATGAGACTAAACATCGCAGTCCGCGCTCCTGAATGGTGAATTGCTGCCCGTGATCGTGTCCGCGAGCAATGTGACGCACGCCTTCCCTGCCTGCACGGTTTCCCCGGCTACCACCGCAGTAAGCCTGTCGCCCAGGTCAGGCCGCCCCCGAAGCTTCCTAACAGCACCACATCGTCCGTTCGAATCTTTCCCGCCCGGACTGCCGCATCGAGCGCAATGGGGACGGACGCCGAGGAGGTATTCCCGTACCGGTCGATCACAGACATCA includes:
- a CDS encoding DUF47 family protein, translating into MFSLIPKEDAFFDMFKKAAHNMIEGSRLLKNMMDQFGDPAAQAKHIKDVEHIGDGITHDIATKLNQTFITPIDREDIHDLSSALDDILDAVEAVADRFVIYKITKPTESAIRLADILYQASVAVGQAVDRVGMSHAQINECSVKVNSLENEADRVSRDAISGLFEKETDPISVIKWKEIYETFEAGTDRCEDVANILERIVLKHN
- a CDS encoding inorganic phosphate transporter; this translates as MPDLTGFLLLTVVLALLFDFSNGWHDCANAVATVVSTRVMSPLAAVMWAGVLNVAGAFFSTAVAKMIGGGIVFPEAITSVVVGAALAGAILWNLVTLILGLPTSSSHALIGALVGSAVAHGGWSVVQFKGLRAILEAMIFSPLFGFLMGLLIMVAVSWSFFKVPRGVAQKVFSRLQLLSASFMAFSHGSNDAQKAMGIITLALVSSGQLTSSEVPTWVVVSCALAMGAGTMVGGRRIMRTLGMRIVKLDPVHGFAAETGAASVLLFTAHFGLPVSTTHTITSSILGVGATKRLSAVRWGVTTKILSAWIFTMPGAGALGALVYMILSSFA
- a CDS encoding ATP-binding protein, with the protein product MRLSIRWKVTLGSLLAVTCGLAVAGLLAMQSLEQQEITQLNDMLDARTNLVEYSLRSAFPAPRSQEQQTHLRDVVRQLGARALARVTLVTADGTVIADSAVDDAGLSAVENHLSRPEVQQALATGQGRDIRASRTTGARTMYRALRTELRHGGKSVVLRVGLPMTMLERETATLQRNLAIALGVAFLMALLLSLWMARNITKPLSDIASVARRLSAGDATIRIQVHSQDEVGLLGETLNHMTDQLRTKIDELSEDRAQLLAMLTSMVEGVMVLDCRGRILQINPALERMFDVRRTEIRGQISTEVLAHPELNSLITTILTNRAGQEAEITLTPGGRCLHIETSVAGCERENEACAVLVFHDITELRRLEKIRKDFVANVSHELRTPLTSIKGYVEALLDGGKDDPDTAVSFLTIILKQSDRLNLILEDLLELSKIESGRVSFKEDPLDLRSLIERTLSMIKPLADKKGHRLVSRIDDRIPPIAGDEGRLAQVLTNLLDNAVKYTPERGTITVTARNVPDQAIELTVSDTGLGIPEQDRPRVFERFYRVDKARSRELGGTGLGLAIVKHIVEGHGGQVWVEAHAPQGSRFVVRLPITRQTRGPLHAKEDKII